A DNA window from Macrobrachium rosenbergii isolate ZJJX-2024 chromosome 41, ASM4041242v1, whole genome shotgun sequence contains the following coding sequences:
- the LOC136826527 gene encoding uncharacterized protein, producing the protein MLEPRRRSVFVIVLSLLHLVSSEPRSPLTNRTSDMKLAMPLTKSSLVKLLSSWMPNAPEKLAKRDGLTVPLHLPSLEPPGQWLQGEYCSFTEVILEHFRHYVSLPTTIFSNLRGPNEVCDHLNVDKVSIELDSHQELIPTWLRDATLIGECPWQLVKRKLDDDMVPPEILEVNCLCNGFRCSEGGLFKCTPVTQEVKMWRSSTSKSYLLQLDRIRVTIGCVCAQRHSPEAGFVDHVEID; encoded by the coding sequence ATGTTGGAGCCGAGAAGACGTTCAGTTTTCGTCATCGTTCTGAGTCTTCTCCATCTTGTCTCCTCGGAGCCTAGGTCTCCCTTGACCAACAGAACATCAGACATGAAACTGGCAATGCCTCTGACCAAGTCTTCTCTGGTCAAGCTTCTGTCATCATGGATGCCGAATGCACCGGAAAAGTTGGCAAAAAGAGATGGCCTTACTGTACCCTTGCACTTGCCTTCTCTAGAACCCCCCGGCCAATGGCTTCAAGGAGAGTACTGCTCATTTACAGAGGTCATCCTCGAGCACTTCAGGCACTATGTATCTTTGCCCACTACCATCTTCAGCAACCTGCGAGGACCCAACGAGGTGTGTGACCACCTCAACGTCGACAAGGTCTCCATAGAACTCGACAGCCACCAAGAACTCATACCCACTTGGCTGAGAGATGCCACACTCATAGGAGAGTGCCCCTGGCAGCTGGTGAAGCGCAAGCTAGACGACGACATGGTTCCTCCCGAAATTCTGGAGGTGAATTGCCTGTGCAATGGTTTCCGGTGCTCGGAGGGAGGCCTTTTCAAGTGCACTCCGGTGACCCAGGAAGTGAAGATGTGGAGAAGCAGCACCTCCAAGAGCTACCTGCTGCAGCTTGACCGTATTCGGGTTACGATTGGCTGCGTCTGCGCCCAACGCCACAGCCCTGAGGCCGGCTTCGTTGACCATGTCGAGATTGACTAA